One stretch of Danio rerio strain Tuebingen ecotype United States chromosome 6, GRCz12tu, whole genome shotgun sequence DNA includes these proteins:
- the bin1b gene encoding myc box-dependent-interacting protein 1b isoform X22, translated as MAEVGKGVNAGKLASNVQKRLTRAQEKVMQKLGKADETKDTAFEEQVANFNKQMNEGTKLQKDLKAYLLAVKTMHECSKRLHDCLAEMYDPEWFGKEEVDSIAEEMIEKEMDNNLEDTDLLWQDFHEKLLDNAVISMDAYLAQFPDIKARIAKRERKLVDFDSARHHFASVQKGKKKDEAKIAKPLALVEKAAPVWAQGILTAHQIAQTNLTRNQAEEDLGRAQKVFEEINYDLQEELPTLWNSRVGLYVNTFRSVSGLEETFHRDMGKLNQNLSDIMTKLEEQRVANDDAANHNQETSDAPKSPSKPREVPPVSRPPRPASSQEVKPDKIINLFEDAEVSDSNTTTQPEQGASWNSWENEAPTVTNGSSDTELPPSVLFKVKTMHDYSATDSDELDLKAGDIVLVLPFANPDEADDGWLMGVKESHWLQNKNLLAKGVFPENFTQKL; from the exons GTGATGCAGAAACTGGGAAAGGCGGATGAAACCAAAGACACAGCCTTTGAGGAGCAAGTAGCCAACTTTAACAAACAGATG AACGAGGGCACCAAACTGCAGAAAGACTTGAAAGCGTATTTGCTGGCAGTCAAAA CAATGCACGAGTGTTCCAAGCGTCTGCACGACTGTCTGGCAGAAATGTATGACCCTGAGTGGTTTGGCAAAGAGGAGGTGGACTCCATCGCAGAG GAGATGATAGAGAAAGAAATGGATAATAATCTGGAG GACACTGACCTCCTGTGGCAAGATTTCCACGAGAAGCTTTTGGACAATGCTGTAATTTCCATGGACGCATACTTGGCTCAGTTTCCAGATATAAAG GCTCGCATTGCAAAGCGTGAAAGGAAGCTGGTGGACTTTGACAGTGCCAGACATCATTTTGCCTCTGTACAAAAAGGCAAGAAAAAGGACGAGGCCAAAATTGCCAAG CCTCTGGCTCTGGTGGAAAAGGCTGCTCCTGTTTGGGCTCAGGGAATATTAACAGCACATCAGATCGCTCAAACTAACCTCACACGAAACCAG GCTGAGGAAGACTTGGGCAGAGCTCAGAAAGTGTTTGAGGAGATCAATTATGATCTCCAGGAGGAACTTCCCACCCTGTGGAACAG TCGTGTTGGCCTCTATGTTAACACATTCCGGAGTGTGTCTGGCCTGGAGGAAACATTTCACAGGGACATGGGCAAA CTGAACCAGAATCTGAGTGATATTATGACCAAACTGGAAGAGCAGCGTGTTGCCAA tgacgaTGCAGCAAACCACAATCAGGAGACGTCAGATGCACCTAAATCTCCATCAAAG CCCAGAGAAGTACCGCCGGTCTCTCGACCACCCAGACCGGCTTCATCTCAGGAGGTGAAACCGGACAAGATCATTAACCTGTTTGAGGATGCAGAAGTGTCTGACAGTAACACCACAACACAACCTGAACAG GGGGCTTCGTGGAATTCATGGGAG aATGAAGCCCCAACGGTGACAAATGGCTCCTCAGATACAGAGCTTCCTCCATCTGTTCTCTTTAAG GTGAAAACAATGCACGACTACAGTGCAACAGACAGTGATGAACTTGACCTGAAGGCTGGTGACATTGTGCTTGTGCTTCCCTTTGCCAACCCAGATGAAGCG GATGATGGCTGGTTAATGGGTGTAAAAGAGTCCCACTGGCTTCAGAACAAAAACCTCCTAGCAAAAGGAGTCTTCCCTGAAAACTTCACCCAGAAACTGTGA
- the bin1b gene encoding myc box-dependent-interacting protein 1b isoform X37 gives MGKLNQNLSDIMTKLEEQRVANDDAANHNQETSDAPKSPSKPREVPPVSRPPRPASSQEVKPDKIINLFEDAEVSDSNTTTQPEQGASWNSWEPAHSPAVSPSQRWDSDNEADAQPHGQPYAAPEWDDDVTPAVQSYEPPSWDEQDGAPAQSGWDGQTAAPAQPDWEDEHWDEEGSQVGQVQDTETNWANDAAQDWEAESEPPQWEELQSNEAPTVTNGSSDTELPPSVLFKVKTMHDYSATDSDELDLKAGDIVLVLPFANPDEADDGWLMGVKESHWLQNKNLLAKGVFPENFTQKL, from the exons ATGGGCAAA CTGAACCAGAATCTGAGTGATATTATGACCAAACTGGAAGAGCAGCGTGTTGCCAA tgacgaTGCAGCAAACCACAATCAGGAGACGTCAGATGCACCTAAATCTCCATCAAAG CCCAGAGAAGTACCGCCGGTCTCTCGACCACCCAGACCGGCTTCATCTCAGGAGGTGAAACCGGACAAGATCATTAACCTGTTTGAGGATGCAGAAGTGTCTGACAGTAACACCACAACACAACCTGAACAG GGGGCTTCGTGGAATTCATGGGAG CCCGCTCACAGCCCCGCCGTCAGTCCCTCTCAGCGGTGGGATTCAGATAACGAAGCCGATGCGCAACCTCACGGTCAGCCGTATGCTGCTCCTGAATGGGATGATGATGTCACTCCTGCTGTCCAGTCGTATGAACCTCCTAGCTGGGACGAACAGGACGGTGCGCCTGCCCAGTCAGGCTGGGATGGTCAAACCGCTGCCCCTGCACAGCCAGACTGGGAGGACGAGCACTGGGATGAGGAAGGGTCCCAGGTAGGGCAAGTGCAGGACACAGAGACTAACTGGGCCAATGATGCGGCCCAGGATTGGGAGGCGGAGTCAGAGCCGCCTCAATGGGAGGAGCTTCAGAGT aATGAAGCCCCAACGGTGACAAATGGCTCCTCAGATACAGAGCTTCCTCCATCTGTTCTCTTTAAG GTGAAAACAATGCACGACTACAGTGCAACAGACAGTGATGAACTTGACCTGAAGGCTGGTGACATTGTGCTTGTGCTTCCCTTTGCCAACCCAGATGAAGCG GATGATGGCTGGTTAATGGGTGTAAAAGAGTCCCACTGGCTTCAGAACAAAAACCTCCTAGCAAAAGGAGTCTTCCCTGAAAACTTCACCCAGAAACTGTGA
- the bin1b gene encoding myc box-dependent-interacting protein 1b isoform X28, with translation MAEVGKGVNAGKLASNVQKRLTRAQEKVMQKLGKADETKDTAFEEQVANFNKQMNEGTKLQKDLKAYLLAVKTMHECSKRLHDCLAEMYDPEWFGKEEVDSIAEEMIEKEMDNNLEDTDLLWQDFHEKLLDNAVISMDAYLAQFPDIKARIAKRERKLVDFDSARHHFASVQKGKKKDEAKIAKAEEDLGRAQKVFEEINYDLQEELPTLWNSRVGLYVNTFRSVSGLEETFHRDMGKLNQNLSDIMTKLEEQRVAKKGVTTASTGKSDDAANHNQETSDAPKSPSKPREVPPVSRPPRPASSQEVKPDKIINLFEDAEVSDSNTTTQPEQNEAPTVTNGSSDTELPPSVLFKVKTMHDYSATDSDELDLKAGDIVLVLPFANPDEADDGWLMGVKESHWLQNKNLLAKGVFPENFTQKL, from the exons GTGATGCAGAAACTGGGAAAGGCGGATGAAACCAAAGACACAGCCTTTGAGGAGCAAGTAGCCAACTTTAACAAACAGATG AACGAGGGCACCAAACTGCAGAAAGACTTGAAAGCGTATTTGCTGGCAGTCAAAA CAATGCACGAGTGTTCCAAGCGTCTGCACGACTGTCTGGCAGAAATGTATGACCCTGAGTGGTTTGGCAAAGAGGAGGTGGACTCCATCGCAGAG GAGATGATAGAGAAAGAAATGGATAATAATCTGGAG GACACTGACCTCCTGTGGCAAGATTTCCACGAGAAGCTTTTGGACAATGCTGTAATTTCCATGGACGCATACTTGGCTCAGTTTCCAGATATAAAG GCTCGCATTGCAAAGCGTGAAAGGAAGCTGGTGGACTTTGACAGTGCCAGACATCATTTTGCCTCTGTACAAAAAGGCAAGAAAAAGGACGAGGCCAAAATTGCCAAG GCTGAGGAAGACTTGGGCAGAGCTCAGAAAGTGTTTGAGGAGATCAATTATGATCTCCAGGAGGAACTTCCCACCCTGTGGAACAG TCGTGTTGGCCTCTATGTTAACACATTCCGGAGTGTGTCTGGCCTGGAGGAAACATTTCACAGGGACATGGGCAAA CTGAACCAGAATCTGAGTGATATTATGACCAAACTGGAAGAGCAGCGTGTTGCCAA AAAAGGTGTCACGACAGCAAGCACTGGGAAGAG tgacgaTGCAGCAAACCACAATCAGGAGACGTCAGATGCACCTAAATCTCCATCAAAG CCCAGAGAAGTACCGCCGGTCTCTCGACCACCCAGACCGGCTTCATCTCAGGAGGTGAAACCGGACAAGATCATTAACCTGTTTGAGGATGCAGAAGTGTCTGACAGTAACACCACAACACAACCTGAACAG aATGAAGCCCCAACGGTGACAAATGGCTCCTCAGATACAGAGCTTCCTCCATCTGTTCTCTTTAAG GTGAAAACAATGCACGACTACAGTGCAACAGACAGTGATGAACTTGACCTGAAGGCTGGTGACATTGTGCTTGTGCTTCCCTTTGCCAACCCAGATGAAGCG GATGATGGCTGGTTAATGGGTGTAAAAGAGTCCCACTGGCTTCAGAACAAAAACCTCCTAGCAAAAGGAGTCTTCCCTGAAAACTTCACCCAGAAACTGTGA
- the bin1b gene encoding myc box-dependent-interacting protein 1b isoform X2, with translation MAEVGKGVNAGKLASNVQKRLTRAQEKVMQKLGKADETKDTAFEEQVANFNKQMNEGTKLQKDLKAYLLAVKTMHECSKRLHDCLAEMYDPEWFGKEEVDSIAEEMIEKEMDNNLEDTDLLWQDFHEKLLDNAVISMDAYLAQFPDIKARIAKRERKLVDFDSARHHFASVQKGKKKDEAKIAKPLALVEKAAPVWAQGILTAHQIAQTNLTRNQAEEDLGRAQKVFEEINYDLQEELPTLWNSRVGLYVNTFRSVSGLEETFHRDMGKLNQNLSDIMTKLEEQRVANDDAANHNQETSDAPKSPSKPREVPPVSRPPRPASSQEVKPDKIINLFEDAEVSDSNTTTQPEQGASWNSWEPAHSPAVSPSQRWDSDNEADAQPHGQPYAAPEWDDDVTPAVQSYEPPSWDEQDGAPAQSGWDGQTAAPAQPDWEDEHWDEEGSQVGQVQDTETNWANDAAQDWEAESEPPQWEELQSNEAPTVTNGSSDTELPPSVLFKVKTMHDYSATDSDELDLKAGDIVLVLPFANPDEADDGWLMGVKESHWLQNKNLLAKGVFPENFTQKL, from the exons GTGATGCAGAAACTGGGAAAGGCGGATGAAACCAAAGACACAGCCTTTGAGGAGCAAGTAGCCAACTTTAACAAACAGATG AACGAGGGCACCAAACTGCAGAAAGACTTGAAAGCGTATTTGCTGGCAGTCAAAA CAATGCACGAGTGTTCCAAGCGTCTGCACGACTGTCTGGCAGAAATGTATGACCCTGAGTGGTTTGGCAAAGAGGAGGTGGACTCCATCGCAGAG GAGATGATAGAGAAAGAAATGGATAATAATCTGGAG GACACTGACCTCCTGTGGCAAGATTTCCACGAGAAGCTTTTGGACAATGCTGTAATTTCCATGGACGCATACTTGGCTCAGTTTCCAGATATAAAG GCTCGCATTGCAAAGCGTGAAAGGAAGCTGGTGGACTTTGACAGTGCCAGACATCATTTTGCCTCTGTACAAAAAGGCAAGAAAAAGGACGAGGCCAAAATTGCCAAG CCTCTGGCTCTGGTGGAAAAGGCTGCTCCTGTTTGGGCTCAGGGAATATTAACAGCACATCAGATCGCTCAAACTAACCTCACACGAAACCAG GCTGAGGAAGACTTGGGCAGAGCTCAGAAAGTGTTTGAGGAGATCAATTATGATCTCCAGGAGGAACTTCCCACCCTGTGGAACAG TCGTGTTGGCCTCTATGTTAACACATTCCGGAGTGTGTCTGGCCTGGAGGAAACATTTCACAGGGACATGGGCAAA CTGAACCAGAATCTGAGTGATATTATGACCAAACTGGAAGAGCAGCGTGTTGCCAA tgacgaTGCAGCAAACCACAATCAGGAGACGTCAGATGCACCTAAATCTCCATCAAAG CCCAGAGAAGTACCGCCGGTCTCTCGACCACCCAGACCGGCTTCATCTCAGGAGGTGAAACCGGACAAGATCATTAACCTGTTTGAGGATGCAGAAGTGTCTGACAGTAACACCACAACACAACCTGAACAG GGGGCTTCGTGGAATTCATGGGAG CCCGCTCACAGCCCCGCCGTCAGTCCCTCTCAGCGGTGGGATTCAGATAACGAAGCCGATGCGCAACCTCACGGTCAGCCGTATGCTGCTCCTGAATGGGATGATGATGTCACTCCTGCTGTCCAGTCGTATGAACCTCCTAGCTGGGACGAACAGGACGGTGCGCCTGCCCAGTCAGGCTGGGATGGTCAAACCGCTGCCCCTGCACAGCCAGACTGGGAGGACGAGCACTGGGATGAGGAAGGGTCCCAGGTAGGGCAAGTGCAGGACACAGAGACTAACTGGGCCAATGATGCGGCCCAGGATTGGGAGGCGGAGTCAGAGCCGCCTCAATGGGAGGAGCTTCAGAGT aATGAAGCCCCAACGGTGACAAATGGCTCCTCAGATACAGAGCTTCCTCCATCTGTTCTCTTTAAG GTGAAAACAATGCACGACTACAGTGCAACAGACAGTGATGAACTTGACCTGAAGGCTGGTGACATTGTGCTTGTGCTTCCCTTTGCCAACCCAGATGAAGCG GATGATGGCTGGTTAATGGGTGTAAAAGAGTCCCACTGGCTTCAGAACAAAAACCTCCTAGCAAAAGGAGTCTTCCCTGAAAACTTCACCCAGAAACTGTGA
- the bin1b gene encoding myc box-dependent-interacting protein 1b isoform X11 translates to MAEVGKGVNAGKLASNVQKRLTRAQEKVMQKLGKADETKDTAFEEQVANFNKQMNEGTKLQKDLKAYLLAVKTMHECSKRLHDCLAEMYDPEWFGKEEVDSIAEDTDLLWQDFHEKLLDNAVISMDAYLAQFPDIKARIAKRERKLVDFDSARHHFASVQKGKKKDEAKIAKAEEDLGRAQKVFEEINYDLQEELPTLWNSRVGLYVNTFRSVSGLEETFHRDMGKLNQNLSDIMTKLEEQRVAKKGVTTASTGKSDDAANHNQETSDAPKSPSKPREVPPVSRPPRPASSQEVKPDKIINLFEDAEVSDSNTTTQPEQGASWNSWEPAHSPAVSPSQRWDSDNEADAQPHGQPYAAPEWDDDVTPAVQSYEPPSWDEQDGAPAQSGWDGQTAAPAQPDWEDEHWDEEGSQVGQVQDTETNWANDAAQDWEAESEPPQWEELQSNEAPTVTNGSSDTELPPSVLFKVKTMHDYSATDSDELDLKAGDIVLVLPFANPDEADDGWLMGVKESHWLQNKNLLAKGVFPENFTQKL, encoded by the exons GTGATGCAGAAACTGGGAAAGGCGGATGAAACCAAAGACACAGCCTTTGAGGAGCAAGTAGCCAACTTTAACAAACAGATG AACGAGGGCACCAAACTGCAGAAAGACTTGAAAGCGTATTTGCTGGCAGTCAAAA CAATGCACGAGTGTTCCAAGCGTCTGCACGACTGTCTGGCAGAAATGTATGACCCTGAGTGGTTTGGCAAAGAGGAGGTGGACTCCATCGCAGAG GACACTGACCTCCTGTGGCAAGATTTCCACGAGAAGCTTTTGGACAATGCTGTAATTTCCATGGACGCATACTTGGCTCAGTTTCCAGATATAAAG GCTCGCATTGCAAAGCGTGAAAGGAAGCTGGTGGACTTTGACAGTGCCAGACATCATTTTGCCTCTGTACAAAAAGGCAAGAAAAAGGACGAGGCCAAAATTGCCAAG GCTGAGGAAGACTTGGGCAGAGCTCAGAAAGTGTTTGAGGAGATCAATTATGATCTCCAGGAGGAACTTCCCACCCTGTGGAACAG TCGTGTTGGCCTCTATGTTAACACATTCCGGAGTGTGTCTGGCCTGGAGGAAACATTTCACAGGGACATGGGCAAA CTGAACCAGAATCTGAGTGATATTATGACCAAACTGGAAGAGCAGCGTGTTGCCAA AAAAGGTGTCACGACAGCAAGCACTGGGAAGAG tgacgaTGCAGCAAACCACAATCAGGAGACGTCAGATGCACCTAAATCTCCATCAAAG CCCAGAGAAGTACCGCCGGTCTCTCGACCACCCAGACCGGCTTCATCTCAGGAGGTGAAACCGGACAAGATCATTAACCTGTTTGAGGATGCAGAAGTGTCTGACAGTAACACCACAACACAACCTGAACAG GGGGCTTCGTGGAATTCATGGGAG CCCGCTCACAGCCCCGCCGTCAGTCCCTCTCAGCGGTGGGATTCAGATAACGAAGCCGATGCGCAACCTCACGGTCAGCCGTATGCTGCTCCTGAATGGGATGATGATGTCACTCCTGCTGTCCAGTCGTATGAACCTCCTAGCTGGGACGAACAGGACGGTGCGCCTGCCCAGTCAGGCTGGGATGGTCAAACCGCTGCCCCTGCACAGCCAGACTGGGAGGACGAGCACTGGGATGAGGAAGGGTCCCAGGTAGGGCAAGTGCAGGACACAGAGACTAACTGGGCCAATGATGCGGCCCAGGATTGGGAGGCGGAGTCAGAGCCGCCTCAATGGGAGGAGCTTCAGAGT aATGAAGCCCCAACGGTGACAAATGGCTCCTCAGATACAGAGCTTCCTCCATCTGTTCTCTTTAAG GTGAAAACAATGCACGACTACAGTGCAACAGACAGTGATGAACTTGACCTGAAGGCTGGTGACATTGTGCTTGTGCTTCCCTTTGCCAACCCAGATGAAGCG GATGATGGCTGGTTAATGGGTGTAAAAGAGTCCCACTGGCTTCAGAACAAAAACCTCCTAGCAAAAGGAGTCTTCCCTGAAAACTTCACCCAGAAACTGTGA
- the bin1b gene encoding myc box-dependent-interacting protein 1b isoform X3, producing the protein MAEVGKGVNAGKLASNVQKRLTRAQEKVMQKLGKADETKDTAFEEQVANFNKQMNEGTKLQKDLKAYLLAVKTMHECSKRLHDCLAEMYDPEWFGKEEVDSIAEDTDLLWQDFHEKLLDNAVISMDAYLAQFPDIKARIAKRERKLVDFDSARHHFASVQKGKKKDEAKIAKPLALVEKAAPVWAQGILTAHQIAQTNLTRNQAEEDLGRAQKVFEEINYDLQEELPTLWNSRVGLYVNTFRSVSGLEETFHRDMGKLNQNLSDIMTKLEEQRVAKKGVTTASTGKSDDAANHNQETSDAPKSPSKPREVPPVSRPPRPASSQEVKPDKIINLFEDAEVSDSNTTTQPEQGASWNSWEPAHSPAVSPSQRWDSDNEADAQPHGQPYAAPEWDDDVTPAVQSYEPPSWDEQDGAPAQSGWDGQTAAPAQPDWEDEHWDEEGSQVGQVQDTETNWANDAAQDWEAESEPPQWEELQSNEAPTVTNGSSDTELPPSVLFKVKTMHDYSATDSDELDLKAGDIVLVLPFANPDEADDGWLMGVKESHWLQNKNLLAKGVFPENFTQKL; encoded by the exons GTGATGCAGAAACTGGGAAAGGCGGATGAAACCAAAGACACAGCCTTTGAGGAGCAAGTAGCCAACTTTAACAAACAGATG AACGAGGGCACCAAACTGCAGAAAGACTTGAAAGCGTATTTGCTGGCAGTCAAAA CAATGCACGAGTGTTCCAAGCGTCTGCACGACTGTCTGGCAGAAATGTATGACCCTGAGTGGTTTGGCAAAGAGGAGGTGGACTCCATCGCAGAG GACACTGACCTCCTGTGGCAAGATTTCCACGAGAAGCTTTTGGACAATGCTGTAATTTCCATGGACGCATACTTGGCTCAGTTTCCAGATATAAAG GCTCGCATTGCAAAGCGTGAAAGGAAGCTGGTGGACTTTGACAGTGCCAGACATCATTTTGCCTCTGTACAAAAAGGCAAGAAAAAGGACGAGGCCAAAATTGCCAAG CCTCTGGCTCTGGTGGAAAAGGCTGCTCCTGTTTGGGCTCAGGGAATATTAACAGCACATCAGATCGCTCAAACTAACCTCACACGAAACCAG GCTGAGGAAGACTTGGGCAGAGCTCAGAAAGTGTTTGAGGAGATCAATTATGATCTCCAGGAGGAACTTCCCACCCTGTGGAACAG TCGTGTTGGCCTCTATGTTAACACATTCCGGAGTGTGTCTGGCCTGGAGGAAACATTTCACAGGGACATGGGCAAA CTGAACCAGAATCTGAGTGATATTATGACCAAACTGGAAGAGCAGCGTGTTGCCAA AAAAGGTGTCACGACAGCAAGCACTGGGAAGAG tgacgaTGCAGCAAACCACAATCAGGAGACGTCAGATGCACCTAAATCTCCATCAAAG CCCAGAGAAGTACCGCCGGTCTCTCGACCACCCAGACCGGCTTCATCTCAGGAGGTGAAACCGGACAAGATCATTAACCTGTTTGAGGATGCAGAAGTGTCTGACAGTAACACCACAACACAACCTGAACAG GGGGCTTCGTGGAATTCATGGGAG CCCGCTCACAGCCCCGCCGTCAGTCCCTCTCAGCGGTGGGATTCAGATAACGAAGCCGATGCGCAACCTCACGGTCAGCCGTATGCTGCTCCTGAATGGGATGATGATGTCACTCCTGCTGTCCAGTCGTATGAACCTCCTAGCTGGGACGAACAGGACGGTGCGCCTGCCCAGTCAGGCTGGGATGGTCAAACCGCTGCCCCTGCACAGCCAGACTGGGAGGACGAGCACTGGGATGAGGAAGGGTCCCAGGTAGGGCAAGTGCAGGACACAGAGACTAACTGGGCCAATGATGCGGCCCAGGATTGGGAGGCGGAGTCAGAGCCGCCTCAATGGGAGGAGCTTCAGAGT aATGAAGCCCCAACGGTGACAAATGGCTCCTCAGATACAGAGCTTCCTCCATCTGTTCTCTTTAAG GTGAAAACAATGCACGACTACAGTGCAACAGACAGTGATGAACTTGACCTGAAGGCTGGTGACATTGTGCTTGTGCTTCCCTTTGCCAACCCAGATGAAGCG GATGATGGCTGGTTAATGGGTGTAAAAGAGTCCCACTGGCTTCAGAACAAAAACCTCCTAGCAAAAGGAGTCTTCCCTGAAAACTTCACCCAGAAACTGTGA
- the bin1b gene encoding myc box-dependent-interacting protein 1b isoform X30 translates to MAEVGKGVNAGKLASNVQKRLTRAQEKVMQKLGKADETKDTAFEEQVANFNKQMNEGTKLQKDLKAYLLAVKTMHECSKRLHDCLAEMYDPEWFGKEEVDSIAEDTDLLWQDFHEKLLDNAVISMDAYLAQFPDIKARIAKRERKLVDFDSARHHFASVQKGKKKDEAKIAKAEEDLGRAQKVFEEINYDLQEELPTLWNSRVGLYVNTFRSVSGLEETFHRDMGKLNQNLSDIMTKLEEQRVAKKGVTTASTGKSDDAANHNQETSDAPKSPSKPREVPPVSRPPRPASSQEVKPDKIINLFEDAEVSDSNTTTQPEQNEAPTVTNGSSDTELPPSVLFKVKTMHDYSATDSDELDLKAGDIVLVLPFANPDEADDGWLMGVKESHWLQNKNLLAKGVFPENFTQKL, encoded by the exons GTGATGCAGAAACTGGGAAAGGCGGATGAAACCAAAGACACAGCCTTTGAGGAGCAAGTAGCCAACTTTAACAAACAGATG AACGAGGGCACCAAACTGCAGAAAGACTTGAAAGCGTATTTGCTGGCAGTCAAAA CAATGCACGAGTGTTCCAAGCGTCTGCACGACTGTCTGGCAGAAATGTATGACCCTGAGTGGTTTGGCAAAGAGGAGGTGGACTCCATCGCAGAG GACACTGACCTCCTGTGGCAAGATTTCCACGAGAAGCTTTTGGACAATGCTGTAATTTCCATGGACGCATACTTGGCTCAGTTTCCAGATATAAAG GCTCGCATTGCAAAGCGTGAAAGGAAGCTGGTGGACTTTGACAGTGCCAGACATCATTTTGCCTCTGTACAAAAAGGCAAGAAAAAGGACGAGGCCAAAATTGCCAAG GCTGAGGAAGACTTGGGCAGAGCTCAGAAAGTGTTTGAGGAGATCAATTATGATCTCCAGGAGGAACTTCCCACCCTGTGGAACAG TCGTGTTGGCCTCTATGTTAACACATTCCGGAGTGTGTCTGGCCTGGAGGAAACATTTCACAGGGACATGGGCAAA CTGAACCAGAATCTGAGTGATATTATGACCAAACTGGAAGAGCAGCGTGTTGCCAA AAAAGGTGTCACGACAGCAAGCACTGGGAAGAG tgacgaTGCAGCAAACCACAATCAGGAGACGTCAGATGCACCTAAATCTCCATCAAAG CCCAGAGAAGTACCGCCGGTCTCTCGACCACCCAGACCGGCTTCATCTCAGGAGGTGAAACCGGACAAGATCATTAACCTGTTTGAGGATGCAGAAGTGTCTGACAGTAACACCACAACACAACCTGAACAG aATGAAGCCCCAACGGTGACAAATGGCTCCTCAGATACAGAGCTTCCTCCATCTGTTCTCTTTAAG GTGAAAACAATGCACGACTACAGTGCAACAGACAGTGATGAACTTGACCTGAAGGCTGGTGACATTGTGCTTGTGCTTCCCTTTGCCAACCCAGATGAAGCG GATGATGGCTGGTTAATGGGTGTAAAAGAGTCCCACTGGCTTCAGAACAAAAACCTCCTAGCAAAAGGAGTCTTCCCTGAAAACTTCACCCAGAAACTGTGA
- the bin1b gene encoding myc box-dependent-interacting protein 1b isoform 2 (isoform 2 is encoded by transcript variant 2): MAEVGKGVNAGKLASNVQKRLTRAQEKVMQKLGKADETKDTAFEEQVANFNKQMNEGTKLQKDLKAYLLAVKTMHECSKRLHDCLAEMYDPEWFGKEEVDSIAEDTDLLWQDFHEKLLDNAVISMDAYLAQFPDIKARIAKRERKLVDFDSARHHFASVQKGKKKDEAKIAKAEEDLGRAQKVFEEINYDLQEELPTLWNSRVGLYVNTFRSVSGLEETFHRDMGKLNQNLSDIMTKLEEQRVAKKGVTTASTGKSDDAANHNQETSDAPKSPSKNEAPTVTNGSSDTELPPSVLFKVKTMHDYSATDSDELDLKAGDIVLVLPFANPDEADDGWLMGVKESHWLQNKNLLAKGVFPENFTQKL, encoded by the exons GTGATGCAGAAACTGGGAAAGGCGGATGAAACCAAAGACACAGCCTTTGAGGAGCAAGTAGCCAACTTTAACAAACAGATG AACGAGGGCACCAAACTGCAGAAAGACTTGAAAGCGTATTTGCTGGCAGTCAAAA CAATGCACGAGTGTTCCAAGCGTCTGCACGACTGTCTGGCAGAAATGTATGACCCTGAGTGGTTTGGCAAAGAGGAGGTGGACTCCATCGCAGAG GACACTGACCTCCTGTGGCAAGATTTCCACGAGAAGCTTTTGGACAATGCTGTAATTTCCATGGACGCATACTTGGCTCAGTTTCCAGATATAAAG GCTCGCATTGCAAAGCGTGAAAGGAAGCTGGTGGACTTTGACAGTGCCAGACATCATTTTGCCTCTGTACAAAAAGGCAAGAAAAAGGACGAGGCCAAAATTGCCAAG GCTGAGGAAGACTTGGGCAGAGCTCAGAAAGTGTTTGAGGAGATCAATTATGATCTCCAGGAGGAACTTCCCACCCTGTGGAACAG TCGTGTTGGCCTCTATGTTAACACATTCCGGAGTGTGTCTGGCCTGGAGGAAACATTTCACAGGGACATGGGCAAA CTGAACCAGAATCTGAGTGATATTATGACCAAACTGGAAGAGCAGCGTGTTGCCAA AAAAGGTGTCACGACAGCAAGCACTGGGAAGAG tgacgaTGCAGCAAACCACAATCAGGAGACGTCAGATGCACCTAAATCTCCATCAAAG aATGAAGCCCCAACGGTGACAAATGGCTCCTCAGATACAGAGCTTCCTCCATCTGTTCTCTTTAAG GTGAAAACAATGCACGACTACAGTGCAACAGACAGTGATGAACTTGACCTGAAGGCTGGTGACATTGTGCTTGTGCTTCCCTTTGCCAACCCAGATGAAGCG GATGATGGCTGGTTAATGGGTGTAAAAGAGTCCCACTGGCTTCAGAACAAAAACCTCCTAGCAAAAGGAGTCTTCCCTGAAAACTTCACCCAGAAACTGTGA